From one Mobula hypostoma chromosome 28, sMobHyp1.1, whole genome shotgun sequence genomic stretch:
- the prpf31 gene encoding U4/U6 small nuclear ribonucleoprotein Prp31 yields MSLADELLADLEEAAGEDAEETYVDEEEDGVAVEVLEEEMPEADADSIKSIAKLRDSKLFADIISKVGEYIGKQRKTEVTGPVESDPEYKLIVDANNLTVEIDNEINIIHKFVRDKYSKRFPELESLVPSALDYIRTVKELGNNLDRCKNNENLQQILTNATIMVVSVTASTTQGQLLTDGELSTVLEACRMGLELNQYKHQIYEYVESRMSLIAPNLSVIVGASTAARIMGMAGGLTNLSKMPACNIMLLGSQRRSLSGFSSTSVLPHTGHIYHSDIVQSLPQDLRRKAARLVAGKCTLAARVDSFHESTEAKVGYDLKEEIERKFDKWQEPPPVKQVKPLPAPLDGQRKKRGGRRYRKMKERLGLTEIRKQANRMCFGEIEEDAYQEDLGFSLGTLGKSGSGRVRAAQVNEATKARISKSLQRTLQKQSVVYGGKSTIRDRSSGTASSVAFTPLQGLEIVNPQAAEKKVAEANQKYFSNLAEFLKVKREKDDVLQNGAAADR; encoded by the exons ATGTCGCTGGCAGACGAGCTGCTGGCAGACTTGGAAGAGGCGGCGGGTGAGGATGCGGAGGAGACGTACGTCGACGAGGAGGAGGATGGTGTGGCTGTCGAGGTGCTGGAGGAGGAGATGCCCGAGGCAGATGCCGACTCCATCAAGAGCATCGCTAAGCTGCGGGACAGCAAGCTG TTTGCAGACATCATTTCCAAAGTGGGCGAATACATTGGCAAGCAGCGTAAAACAGAAG TGACAGGCCCCGTGGAATCAGATCCAGAGTATAAGCTAATTGTGGATGCTAATAATCTGACCGTGGAGATCGATAACGAGATAA ATATAATCCACAAGTTTGTCCGGGATAAATATTCCAAACGCTTCCCTGAGCTGGAGTCCCTTGTTCCCAGTGCACTGGACTACATCCGCACAGTCAAG GAATTGGGGAATAATCTGGACCGGTGCAAGAACAATGAGAACTTGCAGCAGATCCTGACCAACGCCACCATCATGGTGGTCAGTGTGACAGCGTCCACCACACAGGG ACAGCTGTTGACGGACGGGGAGCTCTCCACTGTGCTGGAGGCCTGCCGCATGGGTCTGGAGCTGAACCAGTACAAACACCAGATCTACGAGTACGTGGAGTCACGCATGTCCCTCATCGCCCCCAACCTCTCTGTCATCGTGGGGGCCTCCACCGCCGCCAGGATAATGG GGATGGCAGGCGGCCTCACCAACCTGTCCAAGATGCCAGCCTGTAACATCATGTTACTGGGCTCCCAACGTCGGAGTCTGTCTGGTTTCTCCAGCACCTCCGTCCTACCCCACACTGGACACATCTACCACAGTGACATCGTCCAGTCCCTACCCCAG GACCTGCGCAGGAAGGCTGCCCGACTGGTCGCGGGGAAGTGCACCCTGGCTGCACGGGTGGACAGTTTCCATGAGAGCACGGAGGCGAAG GTGGGCTATGACCTGAAGGAGGAGATCGAGAGGAAATTCGACAAGTGGCAAGAACCACCTCCAGTGAAGCAAGTCAAACCACTTCCCGCCCCTCTTGATGGACAacggaagaagaggggagggcgcAG ATATCGTAAGATGAAGGAGCGATTGGGTCTGACTGAAATCCGAAAGCAGGCAAACCGCATGTGTTTTGGCGAG ATCGAGGAGGATGCCTACCAGGAGGATCTGGGATTTAGCCTGGGAACACTGGGGAAATCTGGAAGTGGCCGGGTGCGAGCCGCACAGGTCAACGAGGCAACCAAAGCGCGGATCTCCAAGTCGCTACAG CGGACACTGCAGAAGCAGAGCGTGGTTTACGGGGGAAAGTCTACCATCCGCGACCGCTCCTCAGGGACTGCGTCCAGCGTTGCCTTCACGCCATTACAG GGCCTGGAGATCGTGAACccacaggcagctgagaagaAAGTGGCCGAGGCCAATCAGAAATATTTCTCCAACCTGGCCGAGTTCCTGAAGGTGAAGAGGGAGAAGGACGACGTTCTGCAGAACGGAGCTGCTGCTGACCGGTGA
- the leng1 gene encoding leukocyte receptor cluster member 1: MNILPKKSWHVRSRDNVARVRRDEDRAAAEERESKWRAALADQEARTEFLRKRARLSLPDDPTQEAVATHQNLNLFSDLEGGKRETVGSKEYEAERRQEKERRERALGLLTYLGQSASESQTAPPWYTRPPSLQDGAEADVRLKGRMDPLRGMKEGLRGGASREVGAGTGRGRARPATGHSDLRAERLQREAAERARAEALLRGLEGRGRREEQRDEGGAFAYNSQFHPELTRQHRKRRR, encoded by the exons ATGAACATCCTCCCGAAGAAGAGCTGGCACGTCCGTTCCCGGGACAATGTGGCGCGGGTCCGGCGCGATGAGGACAGGGCGGCTGCTGAGGAACGGGAGAGCAAGTGGCGGGCGGCGCTGGCCGACCAGGAG GCAAGGACGGAGTTCCTGAGGAAGAGGGCGCGTCTCTCCCTCCCTGATGACCCAACGCAGGAGGCTGTTGCCACCCATCAGAACCTCAACCTGTTCAGCGATTTAGAGGGGGGCAAAAGGGAGACGGTGGGGAGCAAGGAGTACGAGGCTGAGCGAAGGCAGGAgaag GAGAGACGCGAGCGTGCTCTGGGCCTGCTGACATACTTAGGCCAGAGTGCGTCAGAGTCACAGACGGCACCGCCCTGGTACACACGGCCCCCCAGCCTACAGGACGGGGCAGAGGCTGACGTCCGGCTGAAGGGGCGCATGGACCCGCTGCGGGGAATGAAAGAGGGGCTGCGGGGAGGGGCGTCCCGGGAAGTGGGAgctgggacggggagggggagggcgaggCCAGCCACTGGGCACTCAGACCTGCGTGCCGAGCGCCTGCAGAGAGAGGCGGCCGAGCGGGCCCGTGCTGAGGCACTGCTGAGAGggctggaggggagggggaggagagaggagcagCGGGATGAGGGAGGGGCCTTTGCCTACAACTCACAGTTCCATCCTGAGCTCACCCGACAGCACAGGAAGAGACGACGATGA